The Amblyomma americanum isolate KBUSLIRL-KWMA chromosome 3, ASM5285725v1, whole genome shotgun sequence genome window below encodes:
- the LOC144126196 gene encoding uncharacterized protein LOC144126196 isoform X1, giving the protein MSGQPSPQELLTEMSISMLPSCEMLVKSEGPDGVEVVSDQVLDDEVDVMPEVVSEETLEVAAEVMEAATSELQTSDIVETILVPDEEIEEVEFHGTVVQAVEEVQQVEDITAEVMASAVTVDNNGSTVLCKVEPCEKSSEIWVLGDIITVDDQAHCILAEHVAQAAAAGVGGSAGSRDADGLLGGPKHACVDCGKEFTTVFHLRRHRRIHTGERPYPCKVCGQCFRHSTSLKVHMRRHTGEEPFQCSVCSKTFKDPANFKVHQNSHSKERPYACRVCEKRFNAASTLYAHMKIHTGERPYTCTICNRSFTFNNTLVRHIRTHTGEKPYKCELCPLRFSTASNLSSHRKKHSQERQFHCEICPQEFSTATALASHAKTHTGEHAHQCEVCSRGFAKFAGLQAHMRKHTGERAFVCSECGKGFPRKLHLKQHVASEHEPVRPVATCEVCQRDFINVESLQVHMKTHNVSRGTSAIVVYINKK; this is encoded by the exons ATGTCCGGCCAGCCCAGTCCGCAGGAGTTGTTGACCGAGATGTCTATTAGCATGCTGCCATCCTGTGAGATGCTAGTCAAAAGCGAAGGCCCGGATGGCGTTGAGGTGGTGAGCGACCAAGTCCTAGATGATGAGGTGGATGTGATGCCAGAAGTGGTGTCTGAGGAAACCCTGGAAGTGGCTGCTGAAGTGATGGAGGCTGCCACTAGTGAGCTGCAGACCTCTGATATTGTTGAGACCATCTTGGTGCCTGACGAGGAGATTGAGGAGGTAGAGTTTCATGGCACAGTGGTGCAGGCGGTGGAAGAGGTGCAGCAAGTGGAAGACATCACAGCTGAGGTCATGGCTTCTGCGGTGACTGTCGACAATAATGGCTCCACCGTTCTTTGCAAG GTGGAGCCATGCGAGAAGAGCAGTGAAATCTGGGTGCTTGGTGACATCATCACAGTCGACGACCAGGCGCACTGCATCCTGGCTGAGCATgtggcacaagcagcagcagctggtgtGGGTGGCAGTGCGGGCAGCAGGGACGCTGATGGTCTTCTTGGGGGCCCCAAGCACGCATGCGTGGACTGTGGCAAGGAGTTCACGACAGTGTTCCACCTGCGGCGGCACCGACGCATCCACACAGGGGAACGGCCTTACCCGTGCAAGGTGTGTGGTCAGTGCTTCCGGCACAGCACCTCGCTCAAGGTGCACATGCGTCGGCACACAGGCGAGGAGCCATTCCAATGTTCTGTGTGCTCAAAGACCTTCAAGGATCCTGCCAACTTCAAG GTTCATCAGAACTCTCATTCCAAGGAGCGGCCCTACGCATGCCGTGTCTGTGAGAAGCGTTTCAACGCCGCCTCCACGTTGTATGCGCACATGAAGATACACACGGGAGAGCGGCCGTACACGTGCACCATCTGTAACCGGTCCTTCACGTTCAACAACACGCTGGTGCGCCACATCCGCACCCACACTGGCGAGAAGCCATACAAGTGCGAGCTGTGCCCACTGCGCTTCTCCACGGCCTCGAACCTGTCTTCGCATCGCAAGAAGCACTCGCAGGAGCGCCAGTTCCACTGTGAGATCTGCCCGCAGGAGTTCTCCACGGCCACTGCGCTGGCCTCGCATGCCAAGACGCACACGGGCGAGCATGCCCACCAGTGTGAGGTGTGCTCGCGGGGTTTTGCCAAATTTGCCGGCCTGCAGGCACACATGCGCAAGCACACGGGCGAGCGTGCCTTCGTCTGCTCCGAGTGCGGCAAAGGCTTTCCCCGCAAGCTGCACCTCAAGCAGCACGTGGCATCTGAGCACGAGCCCGTGCGGCCTGTGGCAACGTGCGAGGTGTGCCAGCGGGACTTTATTAATGTCGAGTCGCTCCAGGTGCACATGAAGACGCACAACGTGTCGAGGGGGACCAGTGCGATTGTGGTCTACATCAACAAGAAGTGA
- the LOC144126196 gene encoding uncharacterized protein LOC144126196 isoform X2 codes for MSGQPSPQELLTEMSISMLPSCEMLVKSEGPDGVEVVEPCEKSSEIWVLGDIITVDDQAHCILAEHVAQAAAAGVGGSAGSRDADGLLGGPKHACVDCGKEFTTVFHLRRHRRIHTGERPYPCKVCGQCFRHSTSLKVHMRRHTGEEPFQCSVCSKTFKDPANFKVHQNSHSKERPYACRVCEKRFNAASTLYAHMKIHTGERPYTCTICNRSFTFNNTLVRHIRTHTGEKPYKCELCPLRFSTASNLSSHRKKHSQERQFHCEICPQEFSTATALASHAKTHTGEHAHQCEVCSRGFAKFAGLQAHMRKHTGERAFVCSECGKGFPRKLHLKQHVASEHEPVRPVATCEVCQRDFINVESLQVHMKTHNVSRGTSAIVVYINKK; via the exons ATGTCCGGCCAGCCCAGTCCGCAGGAGTTGTTGACCGAGATGTCTATTAGCATGCTGCCATCCTGTGAGATGCTAGTCAAAAGCGAAGGCCCGGATGGCGTTGAGGTG GTGGAGCCATGCGAGAAGAGCAGTGAAATCTGGGTGCTTGGTGACATCATCACAGTCGACGACCAGGCGCACTGCATCCTGGCTGAGCATgtggcacaagcagcagcagctggtgtGGGTGGCAGTGCGGGCAGCAGGGACGCTGATGGTCTTCTTGGGGGCCCCAAGCACGCATGCGTGGACTGTGGCAAGGAGTTCACGACAGTGTTCCACCTGCGGCGGCACCGACGCATCCACACAGGGGAACGGCCTTACCCGTGCAAGGTGTGTGGTCAGTGCTTCCGGCACAGCACCTCGCTCAAGGTGCACATGCGTCGGCACACAGGCGAGGAGCCATTCCAATGTTCTGTGTGCTCAAAGACCTTCAAGGATCCTGCCAACTTCAAG GTTCATCAGAACTCTCATTCCAAGGAGCGGCCCTACGCATGCCGTGTCTGTGAGAAGCGTTTCAACGCCGCCTCCACGTTGTATGCGCACATGAAGATACACACGGGAGAGCGGCCGTACACGTGCACCATCTGTAACCGGTCCTTCACGTTCAACAACACGCTGGTGCGCCACATCCGCACCCACACTGGCGAGAAGCCATACAAGTGCGAGCTGTGCCCACTGCGCTTCTCCACGGCCTCGAACCTGTCTTCGCATCGCAAGAAGCACTCGCAGGAGCGCCAGTTCCACTGTGAGATCTGCCCGCAGGAGTTCTCCACGGCCACTGCGCTGGCCTCGCATGCCAAGACGCACACGGGCGAGCATGCCCACCAGTGTGAGGTGTGCTCGCGGGGTTTTGCCAAATTTGCCGGCCTGCAGGCACACATGCGCAAGCACACGGGCGAGCGTGCCTTCGTCTGCTCCGAGTGCGGCAAAGGCTTTCCCCGCAAGCTGCACCTCAAGCAGCACGTGGCATCTGAGCACGAGCCCGTGCGGCCTGTGGCAACGTGCGAGGTGTGCCAGCGGGACTTTATTAATGTCGAGTCGCTCCAGGTGCACATGAAGACGCACAACGTGTCGAGGGGGACCAGTGCGATTGTGGTCTACATCAACAAGAAGTGA
- the LOC144126191 gene encoding uncharacterized protein LOC144126191 produces the protein MAASGAAKMIKRPADRPEDLASSGHAKALKIACPDGSAVPAPVSVGSSGASGITSGGSCSEATTMVPKGDLVASDKKQEAQPELCFHRGALLLAHRGRPYVRPRLFINVVTKDSEQRATDVPNVSVRPGGSKRIGPTRSSIFKHHTYADPLIVDESALDAAEETVTTSTREKTTGSRSGPQTCPVCKKLISNLSNLRQHYNICHSSSERPFPCDICEKRFNTESNLRQHRRTHTGERPFPCPHCDRCFGTSTNLRQHERTHTGERPFACSECPRAFQTSSNLRQHQRIHSGERPFPCPECGKRFGSSANLKQHRRIHENYRLEQTRHELLAKIIAVGNSATKDGEQGPPENDDTSQDDMPRPETILCIEVEEKDQTSNGAEMIVGYQSVADRTV, from the exons ATGGCGGCTTCCGGTGCCGCGAAAATGATTAAACGCCCAGCTGATCGCCCGGAAGACTTGGCTTCTTCAG GTCATGCTAAGGCCTTAAAGATTGCCTGCCCAGATGGCAGCGCAGTGCCTGCACCTGTTTCTGTGGGCAGCAGCGGTGCCAGTGGAATAACCAGCGGTGGATCATGCAGCGAGGCAACCACTATGGTGCCCAAAGGTGACTTGGTCGCTTCCGACAAAAAGCAGGAGGCTCAGCCTGAACTCTGCTTTCACCGTGGCGCCCTCCTGCTTGCGCACAGGGGAAGACCATATGTAAGACCGCGGCTCTTTATTAACGTTGTGACTAAGGATTCTGAGCAGAGGGCCACTGATGTGCCCAATGTTTCTGTCCGACCGGGAGGCAGCAAGAGGATAGGTCCAACCAGATCCTCTATTTTCAAGCATCACACATATGCAGATCCACTCATTGTGGATGAGAGCGCACTTGATGCTGCTGAGGAAACTGTCACAACAAGCACCCGGGAGAAAACGACAGGTAGCAGGTCAGGACCACAGACGTGCCCTGTCTGCAAGAAGCTTATCAGCAACCTCAGCAACTTGAGGCAACACTACAATATTTGCCACTCATCATCCGAGCGGCCTTTCCCATGCGATATATGCGAGAAGCGTTTCAACACAGAGAGCAACCTTCGCCAGCACCGGCGAACGCACACGGGTGAACGCCCTTTCCCATGCCCCCACTGTGACCGATGCTTTGGCACATCCACAAACCTGAGGCAGCACGAGAGAACTCATACGGGCGAGCGGCCGTTTGCCTGCTCTGAGTGCCCACGCGCCTTCCAGACATCAAGCAATTTAAGGCAGCATCAGCGGATACATTCTGGGGAACGGCCTTTCCCATGTCCCGAGTGCGGCAAGCGCTTTGGGTCGTCAGCGAACCTCAAGCAGCACCGTAGGATTCACGAGAACTACAGACTCGAACAAACCCGGCATGAACTTCTGGCAAAAATCATTGCGGTTGGCAATTCTGCTACAAAAGATGGTGAGCAGGGACCTCCTGAGAATGACGATACATCTCAAGATGACATGCCCCGGCCAGAGACCATCCTCTGCATAGAGGTGGAAGAGAAGGACCAGACATCCAATGGGGCAGAAATGATTGTGGGCTATCAGAGCGTGGCGGACAGAACTGTGTGA